The window AAGGTGGCTTGAGCCCTGGTAGGATGGGATCCCCTCTCTTCTGTGCAGAGTTGGCGGCAGGAGCCTCTTGTGGGGCCTCAATATCTAATCCGGCCAGGACATGTGTGATAAACGGAACCATCTCATCGCTCTGGAAAAGGCGTAGAACCCGAGGAACATCCCCTTTGATTTGCGCCGAGGGCGTCGGGGTCATCTAGATCAGGGTCCACTGCAGGGTCCGTCGGGGGTGGAGGGTCAGGACAGGTTGGATGGGCAACCGTCTGAATCCTAGAGGATAGTGAAGGGACCACTGGAATGGCAGGGCCAGAAATACTGGTGCTGTACTGGGCCGTGATGGAACCGATTCCCAAGGCTACCCTGCCACGTCCGGGAGTCCCCCAGACTGTTGCGACTattgctgcctgacgtctccactccgccctccttacctctctggcgactcctcctgctgttgcggtgtctgcctgccgtcctctccagtgtCCACGGATCGGCTTgagtgctgcctcccgccatgctgtccagttgccttggggggcgcggccctgcttcaagtaccttcagtggtgcgaacctcaggggcgtccccctgtgatgacatcatgcatccaggatacaaaaagcttatgagttagcaagggaatcgattatggatgggattcgctctccgtatctagctactctgcctccgaTCCCGGACttctctatttggggtacccgctcctcggggtcctctctctctttcttctctttcaggtcgctgtctggaaccggtactcgctcctcgagggctcatgttcctggactcactacctggacttcacttctgcctggaagacaccgctgcctataccatctgtgagttaccaccTTCacctctcagagctgttccctggaaccaggtactcgctcctcgagggcctgcctttactccagctcctgtgcttcataccgagagaccgctgcgtgagtacattaccaacgaggctctactCCTGAACCCTGCATCCACTGCTGCTACTCACGTAATCAGTTTCTAtccattacagcacagccattgtgggatcgtgttccagagcctgagggactactagcccagccgggctacattccagctcactactgccacctctggtggttcaccatactgtctaataaaagaactaactgtgtgtgtgtcctaaggctgagcctgacctgtggcccctcacgggacttccccccatgggcatggtcatctgccacatgtccaggggtccacccaaaacccttaaaAATAACAACACAGACTGACCACTGGAGGGGGAGCCAAAACCGCCTCCTGGTGCTGGCTGAGCCTTGCCAAATAAGCCTCAAGCATCAGCAGAataaattctgtggaaaaaggctccaggggagggatggctggaggagggggggggggggggggtgagggtctTCTGAGGGCGGCTCTGCATTGGGGAGGTGCGACGGAAAGAGAAGCGGAGGAGAATGAACTCTGTCAGTGTCTGAATCCCCGGGAGGCAGCGCTGGAGCAGCAAGtagtggatccaagatggccgccgttcccgcgttgGACGGGAACGGGGCTGACCTCCTCAGAGCCTGGCGCGTATTTACGCATGAAACAAACTGCCCTCTAGGGCTCGAGGTGCCCTCCCCGCCGGGGAGGCACCAAGCACACAGGCCTTCCCGGGAGAGCTGTGATCCGGGCTCCCCGCAGGCGCTGCTTCGCGTCAGCCGCGGCATGGAGGCAAGTAAAGAAGGGCTTGGAACCCAGACCTCCAAAAACCTTCGATAGCAGGACCGAAATCAAAGTCCTGCGCTGCCTGACGAACTTCAACGACCCGTtccgttttttggggttttttccatgCCAGAGGGATGTCGCATCTCTGAAGCTTAGGGGCTGCCCTGAGGAAACGACATCTCCGGGCAGCGGGGGTCGCTAtcgagggggagaggttggaccccCAACTTAACCCCTAAAGGCAGCCAATGACAGCCCTGTAAAAGGAAAGTTACCAAACTTACCCCCAAAATGATACagcaataaatacaaaagatggcAGGTCTGCCACTGAATGAAAGCTCTGCCTGCAGGCCTGCAGCAGGACAGCCCATAGGAAGCAGAGCAAAGCTACAAGGAAAAGCCtctgcctttctttcttttttaaataagatcCATCCAAGTAAAAAGTGTTaacaagaaaacaggagaaataaaTCAACAAAGACTATTCTCACAGAAAGAAAATGGGAGAACTGAAGGTGCAACccgaatctgctggagtcagagaaatactgaaggtttacagagggcgcacaccagtcatgagggaccgccctctcagtttatcctctgactccatctgctggaagggggacataacccacagtctggactgatcctggtacgtacagggaaaagcagttcatggatttttcctctaggatcttatccaaaccttgtttaaacccagGTACATTAATTCttctaaccatgtcctctggcaatgaattccagagcttaactatgctctgagtgaaaaagaatattcttcaatttgttttaaatgagctgcttgctaacttcatggagtgcccctggtccttctattatctgagagagtaaataactgattctcattaacttgttcaagtcctttcatgattttgtagatttctatcatatcccccctcagtcctctcttctccaaactgaaaagagATTGAAGGACGGGGAAAGAGGAGGTTGGGAGTCACAAGATGAAgtctggagggggagaggggttggGTTGGAGGGAGAGAATAGAGGGAGGGCCAAATTGGGGAAGGAAGAACAGATTTGTGATTCTCCTTACTATCCCCTCGCCTCCATTCATCAATGCTTTTTATCATCCTTAATCCCCTCAGTCATTCCTATCTCCCTCTCCCCAATTCCTAATCCCACTTCTCCCTCCAGATCAGCAATCAATAAGATCCCTTGTTACCCCTCTCCCCCTACAcgtctcacccctcccctccccagcctcccCACACaccattaacaaaaataaaaatatccagcCAATTAGCAAAGATGAGAAAGTAGCTTGTACCTGCTTAGGGTGTCCTTCACATCCTAGAAGAGAAACAAGACAGAGATTATTTCTAGCTTCACCCTACAGATCATGAGCAGCTGTTATACACTTTAGGATATTCCACACTCAGCTCTCTGCAATCACATAACTGCCTGTTTATACAGCAAAGAATCTCCATGCAATGAAAGAGgatcctccttcctccttctcacaGGCAGGGAGCAGTTTGATGAGGAGCAGGCATTGGGAGCTCCTAATGAGAGcttccctggaagatgtaaggagagaggctgggactgaggggttttcttatgagagctcccctggaagatgtaaggagagaggccgggactgaggggttttcttatgagagctcccctggaagatgtaaggagagaggccgggactgaggggttttcttatgagagctcccctggaagatgtaaggagagaggccgggactgaggggttttcttatgagagctcccctggaagatgtaaggagagaggccgggactgaggggttttcttatgagggctcccctggaagatgtaaggagagaggccgggactgaggggttttcttatgagagctcccctggaagatgtaaggagaaaggccaggactgaggggttttcttatgagagctcccctggaagatgtaaggagagaggccgggactgaggggttttcttatgagagctcccctggaagatgtaaggagagaggctgggactgaggggttttcttatgagagctcccctggaagatgtaagaggAGAGGCtaggactgaggggttttcttatgagagctcccctggaagatgtaaggagagaggctgggactgaggggttttcttatgagagctcccctggaagatgtaaggagagaggctgggactgaggggttttcaaatgagagctcccctggaagatgtaaggagagaggctgggactgaggggttttcttatgagagctcccctggaagatatAAGGAGAGAGGCCGGGACTGagggggttttcttatgagagctcccctggaagatgtaaggagagaggttTGGGACtgtggggttttcttatgagagctcccctagaagatgtaaggagagagcaAAGAAAGGGAttcaggagagggagaggagaagccTGGGGACCAGGAATGAAGGCTGTTTTTCTTGTGTGCagtaggggtggggtgggatggagaaggagggagaaggaagaggaggggtgggagcagggatgaggaggaggaggggtgggagcagggaggagaaggatgagggtgggagcagggaggaggaggaggagggttggGAGcaatgatgaggaggaggaggaggggtgggatgaggaggaggaggaggggtgggagtagggatgaggaggagaagggggtaACAAGGAAGGTGGAAGGGAGCAAAGGTGGAGCTGCTTGTCCCATCCATTCCCGAGTATCACTAAAGATCTGGGACCCTACAGAGCAGAGTCGGGAGTTACTGGAAGATGCTCCTTCTGTCTCTGATTTGTTATAATAAACCATCTCTCGCAGGACTTACGACCCAGCTTTCTAAGAGCTGGGACAGGTTGGGGCTTTCAAGACTTGGCTTATTCTTCCAGGGCAGGAAGATTTACACTTTATACCATTGTCTGTAAAATATCAGCAGCCGACCACTGATTGCTCCGGTTATATTCAGATTTAATGTTTCTTGAATCAAAAGGAGCATTTTTAAGTGGCTGAAAATTCTCCTGAGTGAATCCAGCCAAGACCCAGATCTAATTCCTGATCTTACGCAATTATAATATCAAGTAATCCTGAAAATCTCCATGTCTGCACCTATGCACATAATTATTCCCTCCTCAGATTCCCACTGATTTATCTGATGTGTTTAGCCTGTCTTATGTATCACTGCAGCTGATATTTACAGGGAAATGATTATATTAGGGTTTTTATATTGTAAGTGAATTCCAGCAGCCCTCATGGCAGATCTGTAACTTCCTTAGAAATCTCTCTGAGCTGTCACCTTCAGTAACTCTGCCGCTGGCTGCTGACTCTTCTCCTCTAGCTCGGAGATCAGGTGATTGATGGAGGAGATTTGCTCTTCTAGCCGGGTCACATTTTCCCCGATTCTCTGCAgaatcttcttctcttcctcctccaggcTGGAGAGAAGGATTCGCTTCCTCTCAGTCAGAATCCGCTGTATCTCCTCAAAGTCAGACTCAACCCTCCGTCTCTTGATCTCTGTCTGGCTCTGCATGGAACAAAGAGATGGAAATCTCAGTAACACGGCCCTGGTTTAGGTGCAcagaggtctggatgcaggtccTGCAATGAACAAGGAATCTCTGCTGTTCCCAGAGCCCTCCTGAGCTTTGTGTCACCCGAGGATCCACCACCAGAAACTGCGTCACAGCTCTCAGGAGTCAATCAAAAGCTACAAATATCAAATGCTTACATCAGAGGAAAGTTATCTCTCACTTCACACGTGATTAAGGGGTAAATGTACATCCTGGAGTGCAACTggttaaaaagcatcagtcccgaCCTATCCCTGGCCTCTGAGGGAGAGAGCAGAAATGATCCCCAATCTGCCTGTCCTCAGCTAATAAGCACCAGAAATACTCCCAGGCCCTCTGTAACAAGGCAGGATGGATCCTAGGATCCTCTGATTGATCTGGTTCAGGGCACTGATGAGACACAGACACCCACCCTCAGCTCCTCAGCTTTCCTCTCCTCACTGGATTTAAGCTTCAGAAGATCTTCCAGCTCCTTTCTCAGAGGCTCcaagtgcatttggatttttttctgtgaaaaataaACATCTTTCATTTAAGTTTCAATATTATTTTTAAGAACAGAATTTCCACATACAGAGTACATGTGAGTCAATAACACAGTTTAGATAATCTTTAAAAAGATTGACACATGCCTTGTATCCCTGCCCAGCCTCTGCTaggagagtcacaaacaggctgatacagtacagtgcactccgacggagagcactgttaacctgtcattggacgcgcgttttcccttaccccttaattcagtaaggggcggaaaacacgcgctcaacatgcaaatacatgttgatggccctattagatatgcccacgcgattcagtaagtaaaatgtgaggGAAAGGTTTACGATTTCAGTTATCGTCTTAGTTATTGATGGTTCGAGATTTTTTATCGTTGTAATGGGTATGGCGTCAATAGGGTGTTTGACTGggatcatttttttaatgatcatttggacTTCCAAAGATGATGCTGcctcaaagttgggccagctttttgtttgaatgttcggtattttctggtcttgtgagtcattttttaggttgttctttatgaggattttgattttttcattaaagaagtctgcGAAGTCATTACTAGTGatctttgttgttgattgtggCTGATCATCGTAagatgatttggttaggctttttactatgttgaagagcatcttagggttttgttggtatttgtttattttgttagtgtagaagtcttttttttgttttatggatgagttttttgtattctgctagttgtgctctgtatgcgtttagtagtgtggttgttttgttgtttctccatgatttctctttttttctgagtttccgtttggctgctctgatgttttcATTGTACCAAAGGTTCagattttttggttcttttatatttatttatttatttatttatgtatttattttatataccgacgttcgatcgagatatcacatcggtttccagataactaaaagaatagggtagaaacagccctattttacattataacattgtaataaatataataaattataacattgtaataaatataacgaattataacagaaataacaggattacatggaacatttgattatagtatataacatatgtacataaaatgacttgttgatgaggataatttATGGTTAAGGACAGCAGGGAGGGttgaaaggggggaggagggggggataggtgggaggaaggtagtgcaagggagggaagatggttacgcgagatgcttgtgtagggggcgtggtgtgttgcatttgggcaggttacgtgtcaggtgggaaagcttttaagaacagccatgttttgaggtgttttttgaagacttgcagtgaaggttcatttctgagacaggtggggagggagttccataaggtggggcccgctattgctttggctcgtttgcgggtgacgttgaggtgtgcagatttgagattggggacggctaggaggccagtgttggtggatctgagagttctttgtgtggggtatggatgtattgcgttgtttagccagttcatattgttgttgtttatttttttgcgcatgagggtgagggttttatattggattctttgtgtaatgggtagccagtggagttctttgagagtgggtgtgatgtgggaggattttttgttgttagagatgattctggcggcagcgttctgtagaacttggaggggtttgatatggatttctggtaggccgaggaggagggagttgcagtagtcaagttttgagaagataattgattgaaggactgttcggaaatcgtgctcttggagaaggggtttgagtttttttagtgtctgaagtttgaagaatccatccttgattgtattggagatgtgtcgtttaaagttgagttggctgtcgattgttacgcctaggtttcttgtggacggcgtgggTGATATTTGTGGCATTCCCGGGTTGGTTGAGCTTCCTGGGTGGtcagagggggtgcacttgagtggataagagggacggtcatcgtggatgtgaatgatttctgttttggcttggttgaggcatagtgataattgagatagcaagtgggataaatttgagctgagtttgttccatttttccatggtgagttgaatggacttgtttatggggagtaatatttgtatgtcgtctgcatagatgaagtaggtgaggtttgcctctgaaaggtatttgcatactgggatgaggtaaatgttaaagagggttgaggatagggaagaaccttgtgggactccatgagtgaggggcacttgagaggattcagatgagttcgtcttgacgatgtaagatctgtttgagaggtaggagttgaaccatttgattgtggtgtcttggagaccaatttctttaagtctggtgaggagagttctgtgattgatggtgtcaaaggcggcagatatatcaagaagtatcaggaggaacgatttgcctttgtcgcggcctctgaggatggtatcagtgagagagaggaggagggtttcagtgctgaagaattttctgaaaccattGCTGTGCAGGCTGTAGAACATTGTAGGTTTCAAGgtgttctgtgagttgattgttgactgtttttttcgatgatttttgctaggaatgggaggttagagactggtctgtaatttgctgggtcggatttgtcgagttgaggttttttgatgattggtttgatgatggcgtttttgagtttttctgggaagattccttgttctagggataagttaatgatgtaggttattggtttgacaataatctctctgatgagttttagggttttgatggggatggggtctaatgggtgggatgcagggttggtttttctgatgataggttcaatttctgtggaagcaacgggtgtgaattgtgaccatgtgtggatgggaggggggatgtcAATTGGGTCGTTGTGGgtttggggaatcttggcaatgatgttgtttactttgtccttgaagaattgtgctagtttttcactggagatgttgctggagtttggcgtattgtcattttggatggggttggttaggtctttgacataggcaaagagggtcctcgggttatattggtaatcatgaattcttgatgtgtagaaattgcactttgctgtgttgaggtctgTTGTGTAGTTATGTAGgagtgttctgtatttgtctttcaggtttgaggtgggggttcgtctccattgtttttcagtttgtctcagtgttcgctttgaggtttcAGTTCTGGGGGGTACCATGGTGCTCTTTGCTTTGTAGATTGTTTGATTTCCTTTCTTATCGTGGGACATAATGTATTGGCTATGTCTGTGTTGATAgttatccaggagtttgtggctgaGTTGGCAACTGAGTTTAtagttttctttatcatgggaTTTATCTTATCTGCTACAGTTCTAGTTATGGTAATCCAGGATGATGTTGCGTTTTCGTGTTTGACAGGTCTATGGTTTTAGTTCAGTTTGTAGATTTGCTTGAAGAGTTTCAATGCAAAAAGGGGGACGGTATGAGAAGGATTTAGTTGTGCTTTTTCTTGTTGTGAGTTTACAATTTGAATATAAGTTTGCGTGGATgatagagtggtctgaccatggtatttcTGTTATCTTAGTTTTGTGGTTTGACCAAATGCTAGTGTTGATGAAGACtaggtctagtgtgtgacctgctttgtgcgttgggCCATTGATAATTTGACTGAGTCCCAGTGATGATATTGCGTCAATGATTGAGGTGCAGGCAGGAGAGTGTAGGGGGCAGTGTCCatgtgtaagttgaagtcaccaagaataATTATGGGTTTGTTGATTGATATTTTGGTCAGGAAAAATTCAATAAGTGGGGATCACaatgtgagatctgtgaccccaggactcactgtgataataaagatactgacacacaccttgtattcctgcacagcctcctgtatggggatcacggtttgagatctgtgaccccgggacacactgtgataataaagatactgacacacaccttgtattcctgcacatcctcctgtatggggatcacggtgtgagatctgtgaccccgggacacactgtgataataaagatactgacacacaccttgtattcctgcacagcctcctctatggggatcacagtgtgagatctgtgaccccgggacacactgtgataataaagatactgtcacacaccttgtattcctgcacagcctcctgtatggggatcagggtgtgagatctgtgaccccgggacacactgtgataataaagatactgacacacaccttgtattcctgcacagcctcctgtatggggatcacagtataagatctgtgaccccgggacacactgtgataataaagatactgacactcaccttgtattcctgcactgcctcctgtatggggatcacagtgtgagatctgtgaccccgggacacactgtgataataaagatactgacacacaccttgtattcctgcactgcctcctgtacgGGGATCACGGtttgagatctgtgaccccgggacacactgtgataataaagatactgacacacaccttgtattcctgcacagcctcctgtatggggatcacggtgtgagatctgtgaccccgggacacactgtgataataaagataatgacacacaccttgtattcctgcgcagcctcctgtatggggatcacggtgtgagatttGTGGTCTCGGGATCTGTCACATACAAGACAGATTGGTCTCTGATCCTCTTCACAGAACAGCTTCAGCTTCTCCTCGTGCTCCTCACACAGATTCTCTTCTTTCTGTCTCACTGAGCTCTCAGAAAGCTTTTTCACCATTTCTGTCATATTTGCCAGCTGCCAGTTAGGCCTGAGGTTCCTCTGCTGGGAGGTTTGCCTGCACTGGGGACAGGGGAAGTTtgtgtctctcccctcccaggGCTGAGTGATACAGGAGCGGCAGAAGTTGTGTCCGCAGTCTAAGGTCACCGGTTCTGTAAAATAATCCAAACAGATGGGACAGGAAGCTTCATCTTGCAGACTCTCAGTGGGGTTTGCAGCAGCCATGGCTCTTGCAGGATAGAAAAGTAAGCTTTCAGTTTCAGTTTCCTGTGCTGACCCGTGATTTCTTTATCAGTAGGGAGTGTCTCTCTGGGACTGGAGGTTTATCagctttctgcttttctgtacttgtttttgtTAGGAATTGTTGACCCTTGGCCCgaagtggggttgacgctacctcaGGGTTTGGGCCACGCAGGTCCCcgccgtcgggaggcgaggccgggaacagaggcagacagggacTTCGCCAGTACCGGCCctcgtttcccgcaggttgagcccttgggtgccggggccggtgGTCTTAGGTGctcctctgtgtggctggtccggGACAGAGTAGGCAGCTGGAAGCAGAGAGGGTCAGAGAGTTAAGGTTCAGTCCAAGACATAGATACTctcggagggagagggagagaaagcctcAAGGGGTGAAATGCTACCGCAGTTCTGAAGACAGTAAAGCAGGACCACGTGGGacaggccctgaggagaggaagtgcaggagcagaggcTTGAATAAGGCTAGAGTGGgggaagcgcagagacagggtcccagatgtagaagcgctgagccaggccccgaggagtgggaagcgcagagacagggtcccagatgtagaagcgctgagccaggccccgaggagtgggaagcgcagagacagggtcccagatgtagaagcgctgagccaggccccgaggagtgggaagcgcagagacagggtcccagatgtagaagcgctgagccaggccccgaggagcgggaagcacagagacagggtcccagatgtagaagcgctgagccaggccccgaggagtgggaagcgcagagacagggtcccagatgtagaagcactgagccaggccccgaggagtgggaagcgcagagacagggtcccagatgtagaagcactgagccaggccccgaggagcaggaagcacagagacagggtcccagatgtagaagcgctgagccaggccccgaggagcgggaagcacagagacagggtcccaggtgtagaagcgctgagccaggccccgaggagcgggaagcacagagacagagtcccagatgtagaagcgctgagccaggccccgaggagcgggaagcacagagacagggtcccagatgtagaagcgctgagccaggccccgaggagcgggaagcacagagacagggtcccagatgtagaagcgctgagccaggccccgaggagtgggaagcgcagagacagggtcccagatgtagaagcgctgagccaggccccgaggagcgggaagcacagagacagggtcccagatgtagaagcgctgagccaggccccgaggagtgggaagcacagagacagggtcccaggtgtagaagcactgagccaggccccgaggagcgggaagcacagagacagggtcccagatgtagaagcgctgagccaggccccgaggagcgggaagcacagagacagggtcccagatgtagaagcactgagccaggccctgaggagcgggaagcacagagacagggtcccaggatgtagaagcgctgagccaggccccgaggagcgggaagcacagagacagggtcccaggtgtagaagcactgagccaggccccgaggagcgggaagcacagagacagggtcccaggtgtagaagcgctgagccaggccccgaggagcgggaagcacagagacagggtcccagatgtagaagcgctgagccaggccccgaggagtgggaagcacagagacagggtcccagatgtagaagcagctgagccaggccccgaggagcgggaagcacagagacagggtcccagatgtagaagcgctgagccaggccccgaggagcgggaagcacagagacagggtcccagatgtagaagcgctgagccaggccccgaggagcgggaagcacagagacagggtcccagatgtagaagcgctgagccaggccccgaggagcgggaagcacagagacagggtcccaggtgtagaagcactgagccaggccccgaggagtgggaagcacagagacagggtcccagatgtagaagcgctgagccaggccccgaggagtgggaagtacagagacagggtcccaggatgtagaagcactgagccaggccccgaggagtgggaagcacagagacagggtcccaggtgtagaagcactgagccaggccccgaggagcgggaagcacagagacaggagtcccagatgtagaagcgctgagccaggccccgaggagcgggaagcacagagacagggtcccagatgtagaagcactgagccaggccccgaggagcgggaagcacagagacagggtcccagatgtagaagcgctgagccaggccccgaggagtgggaagcacagagacagggtcccagatgtagaagcgctgagccaggccccgaggagcgggaagcacagagacagggtcccagatgtagaagcgctgagccaggccccgaggagtgggaagcacagagacagggtcccagatgtagaagcgctgagccaggccccgaggagcgggaagcacagagacagggtcccagatgtagaagcgctgagccaggccccgaggagcgggaagcacagagacagggtcccagatgtagaagcactgagccaggccccgaggagcgggaagcacagagacagggtcccagatgtagaagcgctgagccaggccccgaggagcgggaagcacagagacagggtcccaggtgtagaagcagctgagccaggccccgaggagcgggaagcacagagacagggtcccagatgtagaagcact of the Rhinatrema bivittatum unplaced genomic scaffold, aRhiBiv1.1, whole genome shotgun sequence genome contains:
- the LOC115082677 gene encoding E3 ubiquitin-protein ligase TRIM39-like, which produces MAAANPTESLQDEASCPICLDYFTEPVTLDCGHNFCRSCITQPWEGRDTNFPCPQCRQTSQQRNLRPNWQLANMTEMVKKLSESSVRQKEENLCEEHEEKLKLFCEEDQRPICLVCDRSRDHKSHTVIPIQEAAQEYKKKIQMHLEPLRKELEDLLKLKSSEERKAEELRSQTEIKRRRVESDFEEIQRILTERKRILLSSLEEEEKKILQRIGENVTRLEEQISSINHLISELEEKSQQPAAELLKDVKDTLSRYQNVEFPEPEAVSTDLRMDFSLRYPQQVKKLITSFGGRRISLSYFCFICLH